A part of Setaria viridis chromosome 8, Setaria_viridis_v4.0, whole genome shotgun sequence genomic DNA contains:
- the LOC140223666 gene encoding protein ALP1-like — protein sequence MDQQTKVVTCTTAAYMLLSMMAMVIIESRKRKRAARREGITYGPIDERDRMRLEYLNNKIWKDDIVCVNMLRLNRAKFFRFCNLFRDRGLLEDTIHCSVEQQVAMFLNTVGHNLRNRLVGTNFDRSGETVSRYFNKVLRAVGELRGELIRPPSLETPTKILGNHRWDPYFKDCIGAIDGTHVRASVPKDMELSFRGRKSYASQNVMAAVDFDLRFTYVLAGWEGTAHDALVLRDALERENGLRVPQGKFYLVDAGYGAKPGFLPPFRGVRYHLNEWGNNPVQNEKELFNLRHSSLRITVERAFGCLKRRFKILDDATPFFPFPTQVDIVVACCIIHNWVIQDGIDEFFMEENNLPSYNHATTYSGQASEHTEMVNFRQSIADQMWADRQNNNIN from the exons ATGGATCAACAAACCAAGGTTGTTACTTGTACTACTGCTGCATATATGTTGTTGTCAATGATGGCCATGGTTATTATTGAGTCTAGAAAACGTAAGCGAGCTGCAAGGAGAGAAGGTATTACTTATGGGCCTATCGATGAAAGGGATAGGATGAGACTTGAATATCTAAACAACAAAATTTGGAAGGATGATATAGTTTGTGTAAACATGCTAAGACTCAATAGAGCCAAGTTCTTTCGATTTTGCAACCTATTCAGGGATCGTGGTTTGCTTGAAGATACCATCCATTGTTCTGTTGAGCAGCAAGTAGCAATGTTTCTAAATACTGTGGGGCACAACCTTAGGAACAGATTGGTTGGGACTAATTTTGATAGATCTGGAGAAACGGTCAGCCGTTATTTTAACAAGGTTCTTCGTGCTGTTGGTGAGCTACGAGGGGAATTAATTAGGCCACCGTCATTGGAAACTCCTACCAAAATTCTAGGAAACCACAGATGGGATCCTTACTTTAAGGATTGTATTGGAGCCATCGATGGTACACATGTAAGAGCCTCTGTTCCTAAGGATATGGAGTTATCCTTTCGTGGTAGGAAGTCATATGCCTCTCAAAATGTAATGGCTGCCGTAGATTTTGATCTCCGGTTTACCTATGTATTAGCTGGTTGGGAGGGGACAGCACATGATGCACTAGTATTACGAGATGCTTTGGAGCGTGAGAATGGACTTCGAGTGCCACAAG GGAAATTCTACCTAGTTGATGCCGGATATGGAGCAAAACCAGGATTCTTGCCCCCTTTTCGTGGTGTTCGTTACCACTTGAATGAGTGGGGGAATAATCCTGTACAAAATGAGAAGGAGCTATTCAACCTTAGGCACTCATCTCTTCGTATCACAGTAGAGCGTGCATTTGGGTGTCTAAAGAGAAGATTCAAAATTCTAGATGATGCCactcctttctttcctttcccgACTCAAGTCGATATTGTTGTTGCTTGCTGCATCATTCACAATTGGGTCATACAAGATGGAATTGATGAGTTCTTCATGGAAGAAAATAATTTGCCAAGTTATAACCATGCTACAACATACAGTGGACAAGCAAGTGAGCATACCGAGATGGTTAATTTTAGGCAAAGCATTGCTGATCAGATGTGGGCAGACCGTCAAAACAACAATATTAATTAG
- the LOC117866459 gene encoding wall-associated receptor kinase 5: MFSAVSAALLLLPLVAAAAFAAAPSPASTVGRHCTSRCGNISIPYPFGVEPGCYRPGFDVTCIKEDGTPTLFLRNISEVIDINLPNGTVDVYVERVDQSLPVPRTYGIINWDVVGLYIDEGPFTLAPARNKLLVVGCDVQALLMGSDEADIISTCAAFCSRIFWNNTYQVGSDDCSGIGCCQAPIPAGLKVYLLQFRRFNGSYSSDQATVYVVDAERLSSFPMGVAPWGALPVVLEWVISTSTCPSNSTSPECLSSNSFCQNSTAFRGTGGHRCHCAQGYDGNPYVLDGCKDIDECKYPEVYPCFGDCNNTVGGYLCKCPLGFVGDASIPTGCKDVDECLHPDAYACYGICENLPGSFHCQCPQGTYGDPTTKGGCITIKNSFPGWKVALIASSGFILLIVALVAPFVTRKIQLQRVKRLKEKFFKQNHGLLLQQLISQNTDIGERMIITLREIEKATDNFDKSREVGGGGHGVVYKGLLHLHVVAIKKSKIVVQREIDDFINEVAILSQVNHRNVVKLLGCCLETEVPLLVYEFISNGTLYHHLHVEGPISLSWDDRLRIVLEVARALSYLHSATSMPIYHRDIKSSNVLLDDGLTAKVSDFGASRYIPIDQTGVNTAIQGTFGYLDPMYYYTGRLTDKSDVFSFGVLVMELLTRKKPFVYRSDDGDGLVSHFASLLGEGKLGDIIDPQVLEEGNGDIQEVAALAVMCTKLKGEDRPTMREVELILENLRIKTEARSCRAPCNWDHIPVQGVIQEVSRQYTMEEEMMLSASYPR, from the exons ATGTTCTCTGCCGTCTCTGCcgcgttgctgctgctgccgctggtggccgcggcggcgttcgCAGCGGCACCATCGCCTGCATCCACGGTGGGAAGGCACTGCACCTCCAGGTGCGGCAACATCAGCATCCCGTACCCGTTCGGCGTGGAGCCCGGCTGCTACCGCCCCGGCTTCGATGTCACCTGCATCAAGGAGGACGGGACTCCCACGCTGTTCCTCCGCAACATCTCGGAGGTGATTGACATCAATCTGCCCAACGGCACGGTGGACGTCTACGTCGAGCGCGTCGACCAGTCCCTCCCCGTTCCCCGGACCTACGGCATCATCAACTGGGACGTCGTCGGCCTCTACATAGACGAAGGGCCGTTCACTCTGGCGCCAGCAAGGAACAAGCTCCTCGTGGTCGGCTGCGACGTCCAGGCCCTCCTAATGGGGTCCGACGAGGCCGACATCATCAGCACCTGTGCGGCCTTCTGCTCCCGCATCTTCTGGAATAACACGTATCAGGTGGGGTCCGATGACTGCTCCGGCATCGGCTGTTGCCAGGCGCCCATCCCGGCGGGCCTCAAGGTCTACCTACTCCAGTTCCGCCGGTTCAACGGATCATATAGCAGCGACCAGGCTACAGTTTACGTGGTGGATGCGGAGCGCCTGAGCTCTTTTCCGATGGGCGTTGCGCCATGGGGCGCGCTCCCGGTGGTGCTAGAGTGGGTCATCAGCACCTCGACGTGCCCGAGTAACTCGACGTCGCCGGAGTGCCTCAGCAGCAACAGCTTCTGCCAGAACAGCACGGCTTTCCGTGGCACCGGCGGGCATCGGTGCCACTGCGCGCAAGGTTATGACGGCAACCCTTACGTTCTCGATGGATGCAAAG ATATAGACGAGTGCAAATATCCAGAGGTTTATCCATGCTTTGGCGACTGCAACAACACAGTAGGCGGGTACCTATGCAAGTGCCCTCTTGGCTTTGTGGGTGATGCGTCTATACCGACAGGATGCAAAG ACGTTGATGAGTGCCTGCACCCAGATGCATACGCATGCTATGGAATCTGCGAAAATTTGCCCGGATCATTTCACTGCCAATGTCCTCAGGGAACATATGGGGATCCCACAACGAAAGGGGGGTGCATTACTATCAAGAATTCCTTTCCAG GTTGGAAAGTAGCTTTAATAGCTAGCAGTGGATTCATTCTCCTGATTGTAGCACTTGTTGCTCCCTTTGTAACACGCAAAATACAACTGCAAAGGGTGAAAAGGTTGAAAGAAAAATTCTTCAAGCAAAATCATGGGTTGCTATTGCAGCAGTTAATTTCCCAAAATACAGATATCGGTGAAAGGATGATCATTACCTTAAGAGAAATAGAGAAGGCCACTGACAATTTTGATAAAAGTCGTGAGGTCGGTGGTGGAGGACATGGTGTTGTGTATAAAGGATTATTACACCTGCATGTTGTTGCCATCAAGAAATCCAAGATTGTGGTACAGAGAGAAATAGATGATTTCATAAACGAAGTTGCAATTCTCTCTCAAGTCAATCATAGAAATGTGGTGAAGCTCCTTGGATGTTGCCTCGAAACAGAAGTTCCATTGCTTGTCTATGAGTTCATATCGAACGGAACACTTTATCATCATCTTCATGTTGAAGGACCTATATCTCTATCATGGGATGATCGATTAAGGATTGTGCTTGAAGTTGCAAGAGCTTTGTCTTATCTACATTCTGCTACTTCTATGCCAATATATCATAGAGATATCAAGTCTTCCAATGTACTCCTCGATGATGGTCTAACAGCAAAGGTATCAGACTTTGGAGCTTCAAGGTACATCCCCATAGATCAGACAGGAGTGAATACAGCAATTCAAGGAACATTTGGTTATCTAGATCCTATGTACTACTATACGGGTCGTCTAACAGACAAGAGCGATGTTTTCAGTTTTGGAGTTCTTGTTATGGAATTGCTTACTAGAAAGAAACCATTCGTTTATAGGTCTGATGATGGTGATGGCCTAGTTTCACATTTTGCCTCACTATTAGGAGAAGGTAAACTAGGTGACATAATAGATCCACAAGTCTTGGAAGAGGGTAATGGTGATATCCAAGAAGTAGCCGCACTAGCAGTGATGTGCACTAAATTGAAGGGAGAAGACAGGCCTACTATGAGAGAAGTGGAGTTGATCCTTGAAAATTTGCGCATTAAGACAGAGGCTCGAAGTTGTAGAGCACCATGTAATTGGGATCATATCCCAGTTCAAGGTGTTATTCAGGAAGTAAGCAGGCAGTACACCATGGAAGAAGAAATGATGTTGTCAGCGAGTTATCCTCGGTGA
- the LOC117834597 gene encoding uncharacterized protein, whose product MDGHVEGLGRGTSVAAWTAPMSTFMLKNLANVVASGVKTGKGFKKVYFNACARAVNEKFNTTLNGEQIKNHLKTWQRKWAKITRLKSLSASGFDEDNYIITRDEEHYNGHVHDHKADAEYLNKPLENYAEMETIFGKDMATGKFAKDSSAPLGTEDDDTEDGAANGTGDDPSSAFEEGATSNARPNKRAKIVESEEDGLIGAFNKVGDKLAMAIMQVAKSNNELPEDLFAKVNSLSVSGFNDLQISTYYAHLVANPLTGKAFYGLPFEHQLHWLAMFVSERFPGQ is encoded by the exons ATGGACGGCCATGTCGAGGGACTTGGGAGAGGTACTAGTGTGGCTGCCTGGACAGCGCCAATGTCCACTTTCATGCTGAAAAATCTTGCCAATGTGGTTGCTAGTGGTGTTAAAACAGGAAAGGGCTTCAAAAAGGTCTATTTTAATGCATGTGCTAGAGCTGTCAATGAAAAATTCAACACTACACTCAATGGTGAGCAGATTAAGAATCATCTAAAGACATGGCAAAGAAAGTGGGCCAAGATAACAAGACTCAAGAGCTTGAGTGCATCTGGATTTGATGAAGATAACTACATCATCACCCGTGACGAGGAGCACTACAATGGCCATGTGCAC GATCACAAGGCTGATGCTGAGTATTTAAACAAGCCTCTTGAGAACTATGCTGAGATGGAAACAATCTTTGGGAAGGATATGGCTACAGGCAAGTTTGCAAAGGATTCAAGTGCTCCTCTTGGTACAGAAGATGATGACACTGAAGATGGAGCTGCAAATGGTACAGGAGATGATCCTAGCAGTGCTTTTGAGGAAGGAGCAACATCTAATGCAAGACCTAACAAGAGGGCCAAGATTGTTGAAAGTGAAGAGGATGGACTGATTGGTGCGTTCAACAAAGTTGGTGACAAGCTTGCCATGGCTATAATGCAGGTTGCTAAATCAAACAATGAGCTGCCAGAAGATCTCTTTGCTAAAGTGAATAGCCTTTCAGTTTCAGGCTTTAATGATCTTCAGATATCCACGTACTATGCTCATCTGGTGGCCAATCCTCTCACTGGTAAAGCTTTCTATGGCTTGCCATTTGAGCACCAGTTACATTGGCTGGCTATGTTTGTTAGTGAGAGGTTCCCTGGACAGTAG